In Ctenopharyngodon idella isolate HZGC_01 chromosome 1, HZGC01, whole genome shotgun sequence, a single genomic region encodes these proteins:
- the LOC127505116 gene encoding NLR family CARD domain-containing protein 3-like translates to MSLHNERENEDSASKMSSSSPGSSCESTKSDQSMTTDPSISRRNRQRSGSPEPSGVSVRSNISRDLPPVFRDGPVTSDQFFSKREIHEPIRSVPSFTSHYQTHIRQDKTEAVLEKHTLETGDPQRVKDQHKTSMKNKYERLFEGNKLQENETFLNRIYTQLYIIEGEREGVNEEHEVLQMEKTARTQHSQDTPVDCNDIFKASPELGCEEKDQIKTVLTKGIAGIGKTVSVQKFILDWAEGKANQDVDFMFVLPFRELNLIRDHQYSLHRLLLDFHPELQDLDSKIYEECKVVFIFDGLDESRITLMFSDAQKVSDVTETSSVGVLMSNLMKGELLPSALIWITSRPAAANQIPSEYINRLTDIQGFSEPQKEEYFRKRISDEHQASRIISHIRRAKSLHIMCHIPVFCWISSTVLQKLLKEDLSVEIPQTLTEMYIHFLLIQINMRNQKYEERDPEKLLQSNREVIVKLAEVAFKQLMKGNVMFYEEDLRESGIDVTDASVYSGICTEIFKEESVIHQRKIYSFIHLSIQEFLAAFYVFYFHVTSIMEGLRNFASIQILLKGAVDEALKSKNGHLDLFLRFLLGVSLESNQTLLQDLLTHTENSSESIRETTQYIKEKIKDGRGLSTERSINLFLCLLEVKDQTLSREIKEFVKSDKHSEKKLSPAHCSTIAYMLQISEEVLDELDLKKYNTSDEGRRRLIQAVINCTKALFAGCNPSDQHFEIVASALQTPNGFLRELDLSNNDLQDSGVKLLSDGLKSLNCQLEVLRLSGCMVTEEGCGYLSSALSSNPSHLRELDLSYNHPGQSGVQLLNDRLNDPNCSLQLLNVDNGEHLRITPGLRKYAGNLTLDPNTINTQLILSDEKRKIIHVTEPQSYPDHPERFDSCEQVLCEESLTGRCYWEAEWSGKGAEIVVSYKGIRRKGVSDCWFGYNDKSWSLYCCANEFTIWHNNVSNNIAFPLSSNRVGVYLDWLSGTLSFYSVSDTHTLTHLHTFNTTFTEPLYAGFAVYPESSASLCQIKQHNVKNN, encoded by the exons ATGAGTCTCCAtaatgagagagaaaatgaggACTCTGCCTCTAAAATGAGTTCTTCATCTCCTGGATCAAGCTGTGAGTCTACGAAGAGTGACCAATCCATGACAACAGATCCCAG CATCAGCAGGAGGAATAGACAGAGATCAGGGTCTCCAGAACCTAGCGGTGTGTCTGTGAGGAGTAATATATCAAGGGATCTTCCCCCTGTATTCAGAGATGGACCAGTGACCTCTGATCAATT tTTCAGCAAGCGAGAAATACATGAGCCGATCAGATCTGTGCCATCCTTTACATCCCACTATCAGACTCACATCAGGCAGGACAAAACTGAAGCAGTCCTGGAGAAACACACACTGGAGACTGGAGACCCGCAAAGAGTCAAAGACCAGCACAAAaccagcatgaagaacaaatatgaAAGATTATTTGAGGGAAACAAACTCCAAGAGAATGAAACCTTCCTGAACCGGATCTACACACAGCTCTACAtcatagagggagagagagaaggagtgaatgaagaacatgaggttttacagatggagaaaacaGCCAGAACACAACACTCACAAGACACTCCAGTTGActgcaatgacatctttaaagCCTCACCTGAACTAGGATGTGAGGAGAAAGACCAAATCAAGACTGTTCTCACTAAAGGCATCGCTGGAATCGGAAAGAccgtctctgtgcagaagttcattctGGACTGGGCTGAGGGAAAAGCCAATCAGGATGTAGATTTCATGTTTGTGCTTCCATTTCGAGAGCTGAACTTGATCCGAGATCATCAGTACAGTCTTCATAGACTTCTCCTGGACTTTCATCCTGAACTTCAGGATCTGGACTCAAAGATTTATGAGGAGTGTAAAGTTGtattcatctttgatggtctggatgaaagCAGAATCACACTGATGTTTTCAGATGCTCAGAAAGTTTCTGATGTGACTGAGACTTCATCAGTGGGTGTGTTGATGTCAAACCTCATGAAAGGAGagctgcttccctctgctctcatctggatcacctccagaccagcagcagccaatcagatccccTCCGAATACATCAACCGTCTGACAGATATTCAGGGATTCAGTGAGCCTCAGAAGGAGGAAtatttcaggaagagaatcagtgacGAGCATCAAGCCAGCAGAATCATCTCACATATCAGAAGAGCTAAAAGCCTccacatcatgtgccacatacccgtcttctgctggatctcatccACTGTGCTTCAAAAGCTTCTAAAAGAAGATCTGAGTGTAGAAATCCCCCAAACTCTGACTGAAATGTACATCCACTTCCTGCTGATTCAGATAAACATGAGGAATCAGAAGTATGAAGAGAGAGATCCAGAGAAACTCCTGCAGTCCAACAGAGAAGTGATTGTGAAACTTGCTGAAGTGGCtttcaaacagctgatgaaGGGCAATGTGATGTTCTATGAGGAGGACCTGAGAGAGAGTGGCATAGACGTCACTGACGCCTCAGTGTATTCTGGGATTTGCACTGAGATCTTTAAGGAGGAATCTGTGATTCATCAGAGGAAAATCTACAGCTTCATTCATCTAAGCATCCAGGAGTTTCTCGCTGCTTTCTATGTGTTTTACTTTCATGTAACTTCAATTATGGAGGGACTGAGGAATTTTGCTTCAATACAAATTttgcttaaaggtgcagtagatGAAGCCCTCAAGAGTAAAAATGGACACCTGGATCTGTTCCTGCGGTTCCTGCTGGGAGTCTCACTGGAGTCCAATCAGACACTCTTACAGGAtctactgacacacacagagaacagctcAGAGAGCATCAGAGAAACCACACAGTACATTAAAGAAAAGATCAAAGATGGACGTGGACTCTCCACTGAAagatccatcaatctgttcctCTGTCTGCTGGAAGTCAAAGATCAGACTCTGTCCAGAGAGATTAAAGAGTTTGTGAAATCAGACAAACACTCAGAGAAGAAACTCTCTCCTGCTCACTGCTCGACAATTGCCTACATGCTTCAGATTTCAGAGGAAGTGCTGGATGAGCTGGATCTCAAGAAATACAACACATCAGATGAGGGGAGAAGAAGACTGATACAAGCTGTGATCAACTGCACAAAAGCCCT TTTTGCTGGCTGTAATCCTTCAGATCAGCATTTTGAAATTGTTGCATCAGCTCTTCAAACCCCTAACGGTTTCCttagagagctggacctgagtaacaatgacctgcaggattcaggagtAAAACTGctctctgatggactgaagagtcTAAACTGTCAGCTGGAGGTACTGAG GTTGTCAGGCTGTatggtgacagaggaaggctgtggttatctgtcttcagctctgagttcaaacccctcacacctgagagagctggatctgagctacaatcacccaGGACAATCAGGAGTCCAGCTGCTCAACGACAGACTGAATGATCCAAACTGCTCACTGCAGCTACTCAA TGTGGATAATGGAGAACATTTAAGAATCACACCAGGACTGAGAAAAT ATGCCGGTAATCTCACACTGGATCCAAACACCATAAACACTCAACTCATTTTGTCTGATGAGAAGAGGAAGATTATACATGTGACAGAGCCGCAGTcatatcctgatcatccagagagatttgataGCTGTGAGCAGGTTTTGTGTGAAGAGAGTCTgactggacgctgttactgggaggctGAATGGAGCGGGAAGGGTGCTGAAATAGTAGTGTCATATAAAGGCATCAGGAGGAAAGGAGTGAGTGATTGCTGGTTTGGATACAATGACAAATCCTGGAGTCTATACTGTTGTGCTAATGAATTCACTATCTGGCACAATAATGTGAGCAATAATATAGCCTTCCCTTTATCCTCTAATAGAGTAGGAGTGTATCTTGACTGGTTGTCCggcactctgtccttctacagcgtctctgacacacacacactcacacacttacacacattcaaCACCACATTCACTGAACCCCTCTATGCTGGATTTGCAGTTTATCCTGAATCTTCAGCATCTCTGTGTCAGATTAAACAACATAATGTGAAAAACAACTGA